The region CTAAATGCACAGCTGGTATTGTAGGGACAACGGCTTCTGGGAAGTGTATGGATAGTGGTTAACTTCAAGAACTTGATAGCATGTAGTGCCCAATGAAGATTTGAGGTTACTGATAGCAGAAAATGCAGTCAGATTTTCTCAACTTATTTGTGGAAGTTGAGTCCTCTAGATCTGGAGATCTAATGCCATGTGAAAAATAGGAATacattttttttcttctgaatGTGCTTGAGTAAATAAGGCGCTCTCAGCAACCATAATATTTATACACACTACATAATTAATTACATCTTATATTTATAAGGAGAAATAAATACAAATTCAACTCCCTAAATGCAGAGTCTAAACATACATAAACCTAAATACTTAAATGCTTTTTAATGAGAAACATACAATGATTTAACTATTTCCAACAACACATGGATTCACTAATGCTATTTTGTTTTCCTCTTTCTCCGCAATTTATTTTGTAGAGCATTTTTATTTGTCTGCTGTCTTTTTTTGGGGGGTTATAAGAAGTCAAAATTTAAACCATGACCGGGATTTATTTTAATACTTAAAGCGGCAACTTCAATAATCACTGAATTCTTCTACTTGACTATTGTTGCATCATGTTCCGTTTTGGGCATTGGAAGTTTGATACTTCTTTTCACTTGAATAACTTCCTTCTTTTTGGTCTAATTTTACGATCCTAGTCATTGTTCAACTTATATATTTTTAGTTTAATTCCAAGACCCTTGAGCTTGCATCCAGCATTAATTGTGCATTGTAATACCGAGCTTTTTATACCAACTAAAACATCACAATTTTTGGTACATGCTCATGGTTGTCAAGATCTCTCGATCTAGATCTTAAAATCTTACGATTTTACGATCTCACTCATCCCCAACGATCCCGATCTTAACTAGAATCGCGTGTTGTAGCCaaattgtgattttttttttaaaactattgATTTTGTGCAATCTTGGCCAGTTCCGGCCACAATCAGTCGTTTTCCGGCCATGCTCTCTGTTTTCCAGCCACCACCATTACAAGCCGAGAAGGTTGACAAGATGCCGAGGCGCAACAATTACGGTTCGGCGGAGGCCACTTTCCCACAAATACACTTGCCTACGAAGATATTGTGTAAAAAAACTTCAAATATATAGTATAGTTTTTCGTTTTAGTAATATCTTACGATTTTTGTTATGATCTTATGTTTTACGATCTTGCTACCCCTTTCGATCTTACAAAAATAGTTGGGTAGGATCTTCCGATTTTAGTTACGATCTTATGTTTTGCGATTTTACTGTCCTCTCCCGATCTTATGCAAGATCCCGATCTTGACAACCTTGCATGCAATGAATTAGCTCAAGGTACTATTATATATTAAAACTTAAAAGTGTTTCCTTAACAGGTAAATGATGCAGTTCTTGTGGGTGATAGTACGCTTGTTTCTTGTTCTTCAGATACGACCCTTAAGGTTTGTTGACTGTTAACGGTAATTTGTTGTAATCAATCCATGTTCTTTGACTGTGATGGCAGCACTGATATGCTTGTTACTCCTATTTTGGCTGCTGTATGTTTGTGCCAGACATGGAATGCCTTGTCGACAGGAACATGTACTAGGACACTCTGCCAACACTCAGATTATGTTACTTGCCTTGCAGCAGCTGAAAAAAATGTAATGTTATGGAACTTTCCATGCTTCTTAAAGTGCGTCAAGAAAAGTTTCTTTTTCATATTTTCTATGTTCATCATTGAATCTGATAGATTGTGTGATTTGATTTAAAGTTTGAATCTTATCAAATCCATTTTCTGATCCTTCAATAGTGTCGTGAATTAATAGAGCAATATTGTTGCCTCGGGCGGCCTTGGTGGGGAGGTTTTTATATGGGATATTGAAGCTGCACTCGCTTCAGCTGCAAAATGCAACGATGCTATGGATGTCGATACTTCAAATTGTGTCAATGGTTCTGGCAACTTATTGCCAATGACAAGATTACGTACCATCGGCTCTAGCAACAGTATATCCATGCAAACTCAAACTGAAGGATACATTCCGGTTGCTGCCAAAGGCCATAAGGAATCTGTTTATGCATTGGCAATGAATGAAGGTGGAACACTTCTTGTTTCCGGTGGTACAGAAAAGGTACTTTGTGACATTCATGTTCATGTCTATGTTCTAACTGTTTGTGGCTTCTGTTATTAACTTTGAATTATAAGGTGCATTTGGTTTATATTGATTTGTGCAAGCTGGGTTATGGGTTGTTGTCGCACCACTGGTATGGTTTTCCTTTTTTTGCTTTTAATTTTTTCATTTCTCTAGGTTGTACGTGTTTGGGATCCAAGATCTGGATCAAAGACTATGAAGCTAAAAGGGCATACAGATAACATCAGAGCTCTGCTTCTGGATTCTACTGGCAGGTCTGTCTGGTAGTCTTACATTTTTTAGTCTACAAACTTTATATATATCTTCAACTCTCCTATGGCCCCTCCCCACAAATACCAAATTTCTTCTACTTTGGACAAGTTACTGTTTACAAACATTAGAGTTAGGGACGTATTTATGAACTTCTCCCTATCTCTTTCTTCTTTTGTCAGTTTTCTTTGGCATATCTATTTATTGCCACAAAATAGAAAAGAAATAAAACATATATAGCATGCAgtataaacccttattttcatccgCCAAAGGTACACAATATAAGCATCACCATTTTAGTACTCTGTTTTTTCATCAATTTAGTCTCTTAATAATTGAAACTGTAACCATTTTGGTCCTTTTGTTGCCATCTATTTGAAGGCTAGTCCATTATCTGCTTGCCATTTCCTTACCTATGAGTAGCCTTCTAAGTTAAATTTATGGTAACCAAGGGACCAAAATAATATCATTATTGAGGGATATTTGTGATAGAAATTGATACCAAACAATAAGATTTAATAGTAATTACATTGAGTTTCCAAGAAATTCGAGAGTCTTGGATCTCTCCCTTCCCAAATGTTCGAGAGTTGAGTCTCTCCTAATAACCACTCACTAATTCCCAGATAACCCACTATGCTTTGCTATCTTCCTATTTATTGAGCATAACAGCCTATAGAACTTAACACACATTAATTCACCATTCCCTTTATTCCACAAGCTTTTTTTTTCATCCACCCTTTGTGCATAATCCATTAATTCAGATAGTCTTTCAACTGGATGAAGCTTTAGTTCAGCCTTTATCACATCTTTGGGTCCATTAAAAAAAATTCCTTTTAAGTAAGACGGATCAACACTTTTCAGGGGGCCTGCATATAGCTCAAATTGCTCTCTATATTCTTCCACTGTACCTGTTTGTTTGAGACTCAACAACAATTCAAAGGGACTTTGGATCATTGAGGGTTGAAAATGATTAAGGATGGCTGTTTTGAATTCCTCCCAAGTCGAGTTTGGTGACGACACCTCCCACCATTGATACCATGCAAGTGCTTTTCCCTCCATGGCTACCATCGCTGCCCGCAGTCTCTCTGTTTCATCTACTTCCTTCAGGTCAAAATAGCGCTCGGCACGGTTCAACCAACCGTATGCATCTGTACCTTCAAAAATTGGAATTTCCAACTTTCGCCATCTTTCTTTGCAGGACCGTGGATGTCGATGATTCACAGACACATCCTCTTCATCAGTTTGGTCCTTGCCGTGTCGTGATCCTGCTGGACTTTGGTGCCTCATGCGACGAACAGTTTCGACTAATTCCTTCATTTGTCGTCTAACCTCTCTTCGCTCCACACGGTCTTCTTCACGTTGTTTCTCCATTGTTTCTTTCATTGCTAACAACGCTTAAAATCCACGTTCGAGAATTTCCAATCTGACCTCCATTTCCCCTCGCGTAGATACCTAAAGCAGTCCCGGAAGGAAACTGCTCTGATACCGGTTGGTAGAAGTTGATACCAAACAATAAGATTTAATAGTAATTACAATGAGTTTCCAAGAAATTCGAGAGTCTTGGATCTCTCCCTTCCATCAAATCTTGGAATCAAATCCGCAGCCATATTCATGCCAAAATTTCCAGCACAATGGTAGAATCTTCTTGGATCAGAACTGCTCTGATACCGATTTAATAGTAATTACAATGAGTTTCCAAGAAATTCGAGAGTCTTGGATCTCTCCCTTCCCAAATGTTCTAGAGTTGGGTCTCTCCTAATAACCACTCACTAGTTCCCAGATAACCCACTATGCTTTGCTATCTTCCTATTTATTGAGCATAACAGCCTATAGAACTTAACACACATTAATTAAGTAATTAATAAAATATAACGAACAGAAAGATTAAACAGTAACGGCTAATAAAATAACTTCATGGCAGAATAGAAATAGTTCCTAGTAATTCTGAAGGTCTAACAATTTGATGACAAAAATCTCGTGAGGACTGAATCACTGAATTAGTGATGGTTTTATCTATGGACATAGAGGATGAAAAAGACGATTACTAAGATCTAATATTTCTTAGGCCATGTTTCAACAAGTAGCTATTTAATGGGTAATAGTATACTGAGTTTTTTTCCGGAACAAAATGAAATAGTTAGTATACTGAATTTGCGAGGACTGAATTACTGAATTGATGATGCATGCTTGTATCTTTAAACTTAGAGGACGAAAATGATGATTACTAACACTTTATATTTTAATTGACAATGTTTCAATGGGTTGCTATTTGATTGGCGATAGTATATACTGAACAGAGTGCTGTCTGGTTTTCTTTTCAGTTGCATATACTTATTTTCATTGCATAAGTTATGTTAGGTCGAATTAAGTAATACTTTTCTTCCTACAGCAGCTGAGATGATTCTAACATTTATCATTGTAGGTTTTGTTTATCAGGATCTTCAGACTCTATGTTAAGGTGGTGTACTTTTTTTTTGTTGACAATAAGATGATGTGTGTGTACGTGTAATAGTAATTTATATTGTTTCTTATATGCCTTACGAATGTCACATGTTTCTTTGTAGGCTTTGGGATCTCGGTCAGCAACGGTGTGTGCATTCTTATGCCGTTCATACAGATTCTGTTTGGGCTCTTGCTAGCAATTCAACGTTTAGTCATGTTTATAGTGGTGGTAGAGACTCTTCTGTGAGTgcaatttttttataaaattaaaatgaatattTTAATTATTGACTTGAACTTCTGCGACGTCTCGTACTGTTCAATGTGTGAAGGTCATCTTCTGACCTATTATTTGATTTGTCCAGTTATACTTGACAGATTTGCATACTAGAGAAAGCATTCTGCTTAGCACTGGGGAACAACCAATTCTTCAAATGGCTTTGCATGATGATAGCATATGGGTTGCATCAACGGACTCGTCAGTTCACAGATGGCCTGCTGAAGTGTGCAACCCTCAAAAGATTTTCCAAAGAGGCAATTCTTTTTTAGCTGGAAATTTGTCATTTTCAAGAGCGAGGGTGTCTCTAGAAGGATCTACCCCTGTATGTTGTATTTATATTTATTTGTCAAAAATATTACTTTTATTATTTTATCACCAAATGTTGTATTGCTTTGAGAATACATAATGCTGGTTGCATATGCACATATAAAGGTGAAATATATTTGTTTACTTGTCTCTCGTTTAGTGCTTCCTTTTTTGGGGATATGGTGGGGTCTTCCTTCCAAAGAAGTTTCTATCCTAGGATAAATGTTCTTTTGATCAGGTTCATAGAACATATACATTAGGGGAGAATATattgttcttatttgatttgaTAATACACAGATACATTAGGATTACATAGGAAAGGAAACAGTAAAGGAAATTAAATCAAACCCtaataatcaaattcaaaatcaaATCCTAATGATCTAATTCTGGAAGATATCTAAACTTGATGATGATTCAAACAAACCTCCCTGGTTTAAACTGATAGAGGAATGTTTTAGTTAGCATTTTGTATTATTATAGTGTAGTCTATGGTGTGCTGTTTCTATATAGTGCTGAGCTTTAATAGTTAGTTACAGCATTCTCTCTATATAAGTAGAGTCATTGTATCTCTTTCTGATATATACAATATATGAAATTCTAACAGAATTCCTAACTGATTTCTCAGATTCTATCATAAACCATTTATTATAGGGACTGCCAACTTATTATTTATACAATATTTACGCCATAATCTCCTTGAATCTTTTTCTTTGCAACATATTATCTGTTTCAGCGCAGAGCCACtaataatttttctttttattgACATTCAAATGTAAATAGGCTCCTGAATACAAACAGCCTACATTGACTATTCCCGGCATCCCTGCAATAGTACGACACGAAGTTTTAAATAATAAGAGGCATGTGCTGACAAAGGTAATCACGGTGCTTTGTGTTTTGTGTTATTATGCAAATTATGTTAATATTGTCACGTGTTCTGTTGTATAGTTATCTTCTGAGCTGATAAATGGATCCTTTATAGGATACTTCTGGTTCAGTGAAGTTGTGGGAAATCACGAAAGGTGTTGCAATTGAAGATTATGGAAAGGTAATTTGGTTTTACTTTCATTTACTAATCTGAATGGAAGTATTATCTGATAGGGAAAAACCTTAGTTGTACCGATTAATATTTTCAAAGTTCAACTGTAGCTGCTGGCAGGGCTCATTTGTAGTTCAAAATAGCTCATGCTTTACATCTGAACTATATAGGTACCATTCGACGAGAAAAAGGAAGAGCTGTTTGAGATGGTATGATTGCATGTATTTGTCATCAACAATTCTTTTGCTTTTTGAAAGGACACTTGTTATAAATATATTATTGTTTTAGTTCTGGTTGGTTTATACTTTCCCTATTATTTCAGGTTAGTATTCCTGCATGGTTCACAGTGGATACCAGACTTGGATGTTTGTCTGTACATTTGGACACTCCCCAGTGCTTTTCTGCAGAGTTGTATTCACAAGAGCTTAACATTGTAGACAAACCGGAAGATGATAAGGCAAGTGAGCATACTTTTATAAGCAATTTGTATACCTTTTTCTTGAATTTCTTATCTATTGATATTTTCCCTAATTTCAAGTCTTTGGTATGTTATTATCATCAGTGTTGTTATATGCCAGCCATGGCATGACAGATTTTTGGACAACCGCCATAGGCAATTTGTCAACGGATGCCTAGCCTGGCTGTGCCATAGGTCGCAATGGGTTATTTATATGGCAAATTTTTAGCTTTCCGCCATTGACTAGTTATTATATTGGCCGTAACAAATAATACCCACTTTACAAAATTGACAGTGTTTATTCTCCTTTTGTTTTGCAAGTTACAGATGACTATAATAAACTAATGATTTCCAGTTTATTTAATTGTATACGCCATTCATGTTGGGGATCTTTTACCATCAGTGAAGCATAATGAGCTTCCAATTTTAATTTGTTCTTGTTCAATCCGAATGATGCTCACCATGTCACTATTATCACTAATATGATAGTGTTTATTATATGCAGTTTTATTACGTAAGAGGCTGCATTCTCATAATTCTTGCACACCAAAATCAATGCTTATTTATACATTCATGAAGCATGCACGCATAAAGACACACGCACGCACAAACACACATATAAAATATGGAAGCAGCTAATGACTCTTTTACCCTACAGATTAACTTGGCTCGAGAAACACTGAAAGGACTCTTGGCTCATTGGATGAGAAAACGAAAGCAAAGGATGGGAACTTCTATTTCTGCTAATGGGGAATTATCATCTGAAAACGAAATTGGTACTAGAAGTCTTTCACATTCAGACGTTGAGGTTGACGGAAGTTCTGAGAATGAGGCTGTCGTTTATCCTCCTTTTGAATTCTCAATTGTTTCCCCTCCTTCCATTATTACTGAGGGAACACTCGGAGGTCCATGGAGAAAAAAGATTACAGATTTAGATGGAACTGAAGATGATAAAGACTTCCCCTGGTGGTGTCTGGACTGTGTACTGAATAATCAATTACCTCCTAGAGAAAATACCAAGTAATTTTTGTCTTCCTGTTTATTTTTGTTCTCTCTATAATTCCTCTGATTACTTCCTCCGTCTCACAATAGATATCCTCTTTCTTATTTTTATTTGTCTCAAATTATTTATCTCTTTAAAATACTAATATGAAATTTATTATTTCATTCCACTAACTTATCCttatttattgtattttaatttatataacTACTCCACTATTTATTATTAATAACGTTATTTTAGTAAATGACACTCGTTTTATCATTGAAATCAACACAATTAATCATTATCTTAAAAAATGTGAAAATTTCAAAGAGAACACCAATTATGAGATGGAGGGAGTATTTTTCTTGGGCCAATTATTTACTGTTCTCTTTAATATACATATTTTTATCATAACCTTTGCAGATGCAGTTTCTATTTATATCCCAGTGAAAGCTCTAATGTCCAGATCCTCACTCAAGGGAAGCTAAGTGCTCCACGTATATTAAAAATTCATAAGGTAACTATTGGAAAAAATAGGTAAAATTTGTTGTATATTATTCCTCAGCCTTAGGCTGATTTATATAGTGA is a window of Lathyrus oleraceus cultivar Zhongwan6 chromosome 6, CAAS_Psat_ZW6_1.0, whole genome shotgun sequence DNA encoding:
- the LOC127091901 gene encoding uncharacterized protein LOC127091901; protein product: MHYVGSVGNPNNSTRPRKEKRLTYVLNDSDDTKHCAGINCLAVLKSESSDESDFIFTGSRDGKLRRWALSVDAAACSATFESHLDWVNDAVLVGDSTLVSCSSDTTLKTWNALSTGTCTRTLCQHSDYVTCLAAAEKNSNIVASGGLGGEVFIWDIEAALASAAKCNDAMDVDTSNCVNGSGNLLPMTRLRTIGSSNSISMQTQTEGYIPVAAKGHKESVYALAMNEGGTLLVSGGTEKVVRVWDPRSGSKTMKLKGHTDNIRALLLDSTGRFCLSGSSDSMLRLWDLGQQRCVHSYAVHTDSVWALASNSTFSHVYSGGRDSSLYLTDLHTRESILLSTGEQPILQMALHDDSIWVASTDSSVHRWPAEVCNPQKIFQRGNSFLAGNLSFSRARVSLEGSTPAPEYKQPTLTIPGIPAIVRHEVLNNKRHVLTKDTSGSVKLWEITKGVAIEDYGKVPFDEKKEELFEMVSIPAWFTVDTRLGCLSVHLDTPQCFSAELYSQELNIVDKPEDDKINLARETLKGLLAHWMRKRKQRMGTSISANGELSSENEIGTRSLSHSDVEVDGSSENEAVVYPPFEFSIVSPPSIITEGTLGGPWRKKITDLDGTEDDKDFPWWCLDCVLNNQLPPRENTKCSFYLYPSESSNVQILTQGKLSAPRILKIHKVINYVIEKMVLDKPLDSGNAQGSFPPGIAGSNLQNQTAGDDSFRSGFKPWQKLRPSIEILCNNQILPPEMSLATVRAYIWKKTEDLALNYRVIHGR